In Sphingomonas sp. SORGH_AS_0950, the following are encoded in one genomic region:
- a CDS encoding PAS domain-containing sensor histidine kinase has product MKRKAAIANAIIESAMDYAIISLDSEGVITSWNDGAEHVLGWSAGEALGQPGEIIFTAEDRAADVPRREMQQADQAGRAAGERWHVRRDGSKFFALGELMPLRLEEGGYVKILRDRTDQRRAVQDLEDSRKATSGAHAMLAELTESLEDPFYAVDAEGRFTYINRKAGELWGRAPGDLIGKICWDEFPQAVGSEPYHAHRRAMVERTAIRLEAKSPILGKWIDIDIHPITTGGLAVYFKDASQRKAAEIALRARNDTLSEEIAERTRERDRIWQLSGDLMDVCSADGRLHTVNAAWTAMLGWTEEELLGGNFFDLIHPEDREATAAEFARLAKGEEAAHFENRFRGRDGRYRVISWTTAPEAELFYSIGRDMTDHRRVEEQLRQSQKMEAVGQLTGGLAHDFNNLLTGITGSLEMMAIRIAQGRIGDVEKYNAAAHGAAKRAAALTHRLLAFSRRQTLDPRLIDPNRLIEDMLELIVRSAGPDIDTRYVTQVDLWTTLVDPNQLENALLNLCINARDAMPDGGRLTIETSNRSLDDRTARFHEMEPGRYVAVCVSDTGIGMTPDVVAKAFDPFFTTKPIGVGTGLGLSMIYGFARQSGGSVRIHSQPGEGTTVCVYLPAHIGRAEADDDDADLADAPRAISGETVLVVDDEPSVRMLVTDVLEELGYTAIEAADGAAGLKVLQSDARIDLLVSDVGLPGGMNGRQMADAARVTRPDLKVLFITGFAQNAAVGNGQLEPGMHVMTKPFAMEAMATRIKALIEGG; this is encoded by the coding sequence ATGAAGCGTAAAGCCGCCATTGCGAATGCCATTATCGAAAGCGCGATGGACTATGCGATCATATCGCTCGATTCCGAAGGCGTCATCACGAGCTGGAACGACGGGGCCGAACATGTGCTCGGCTGGTCTGCGGGAGAAGCGTTGGGCCAGCCGGGCGAGATCATCTTCACGGCGGAGGATCGTGCGGCCGACGTGCCGCGCCGGGAAATGCAGCAGGCCGACCAAGCGGGACGCGCCGCCGGCGAACGCTGGCACGTACGGCGCGACGGCAGCAAGTTCTTCGCGCTGGGCGAGCTGATGCCGCTCCGGCTGGAGGAAGGCGGCTATGTCAAGATCCTGCGCGACCGCACCGATCAGCGTCGCGCGGTCCAAGACCTGGAGGACAGCCGCAAGGCGACCAGCGGCGCCCATGCGATGCTGGCCGAACTGACCGAGTCGCTCGAGGACCCGTTTTACGCGGTCGATGCGGAAGGGCGCTTCACCTATATCAACCGTAAGGCGGGCGAACTCTGGGGGCGGGCGCCCGGCGACCTGATCGGTAAGATCTGTTGGGACGAGTTTCCCCAGGCGGTCGGCAGCGAACCCTATCATGCCCATCGACGCGCGATGGTCGAGCGTACTGCCATCCGCCTCGAAGCGAAGTCGCCGATCCTGGGCAAATGGATCGACATCGACATCCATCCGATCACGACCGGCGGACTGGCCGTCTATTTCAAGGACGCCAGCCAGCGCAAGGCGGCGGAGATCGCGTTGCGGGCGCGGAACGACACGCTGTCTGAGGAGATCGCCGAGCGCACCCGCGAACGCGACCGGATATGGCAGTTGTCGGGCGACTTGATGGACGTGTGCAGCGCCGATGGTCGCCTCCACACCGTCAATGCCGCCTGGACGGCGATGCTGGGCTGGACCGAGGAGGAACTGCTCGGCGGCAATTTCTTCGACCTGATCCATCCGGAGGATCGCGAGGCGACGGCCGCCGAGTTTGCGCGGCTCGCCAAGGGAGAGGAAGCGGCGCATTTCGAGAACCGGTTTCGCGGACGCGACGGCCGCTATCGCGTCATCTCCTGGACCACCGCGCCCGAGGCGGAACTGTTCTACTCGATCGGCCGCGACATGACCGATCATCGCCGCGTGGAGGAGCAATTGCGCCAGAGCCAGAAGATGGAAGCCGTCGGGCAGCTCACCGGCGGGCTGGCGCACGACTTCAACAATCTGCTGACCGGCATCACGGGCAGCCTGGAGATGATGGCGATCCGTATCGCACAGGGGCGGATCGGCGATGTCGAGAAATATAACGCGGCGGCGCACGGCGCGGCCAAGCGTGCCGCCGCCCTGACCCACCGCCTGCTCGCCTTTTCCCGCCGCCAGACGCTGGACCCCAGGCTGATCGACCCCAATCGGTTGATCGAGGACATGCTGGAGCTGATCGTTCGCTCGGCGGGGCCCGATATCGATACCCGCTATGTGACGCAGGTGGATCTCTGGACCACGTTGGTGGACCCCAATCAGCTGGAAAACGCGCTGCTCAATCTCTGTATCAACGCCAGGGATGCGATGCCCGATGGTGGAAGGCTGACCATCGAAACGTCCAACCGCTCGCTCGACGATCGCACCGCGCGGTTCCACGAGATGGAGCCGGGGCGCTACGTCGCGGTCTGCGTGTCCGATACGGGGATCGGGATGACCCCCGATGTCGTCGCCAAGGCGTTCGACCCGTTCTTCACCACCAAGCCGATCGGCGTCGGCACCGGCCTTGGCCTGTCGATGATCTATGGTTTCGCGCGCCAGTCGGGCGGCAGCGTGCGTATCCACTCCCAGCCCGGCGAAGGGACGACCGTCTGCGTCTATCTGCCCGCGCATATCGGCCGCGCCGAGGCGGACGACGATGACGCCGATCTGGCCGATGCCCCCCGCGCCATATCGGGCGAGACCGTGCTGGTCGTCGACGACGAACCATCGGTGCGCATGCTGGTGACCGACGTGCTGGAGGAACTGGGCTATACCGCGATCGAGGCGGCGGACGGCGCCGCCGGGCTGAAGGTTCTGCAATCCGATGCACGGATCGACCTTCTGGTATCCGATGTCGGTCTGCCCGGGGGCATGAACGGTCGGCAGATGGCCGATGCCGCCCGTGTGACCCGACCCGATCTGAAGGTCCTGTTCATCACCGGCTTCGCCCAGAACGCAGCGGTGGGCAACGGGCAGCTTGAACCGGGCATGCATGTCATGACCAAGCCCTTTGCCATGGAAGCCATGGCCACGCGGATCAAGGCGCTGATCGAAGGGGGCTAG
- a CDS encoding ATP-grasp fold amidoligase family protein, with the protein MTRAANHRLASVPFERKFGRPPLPPHHPDARINDVIYDRMIDPHWSASEQAFVDKQTAKVEAHQRCLDLHIPETLAVIPVETLASPEDLFDRLRPFIGTDALAKPTHASGGVTFLRDLADPAALRDLYDLASMDYASILREMQYWRLPRKIIVETMIPTHMAGPPDDYKFHCIHGEPLLCQIDHGRFGQPWSRLFRVPHFDPMDEGDGLSAPDGFARAAKDRLKRMIAAARALSAPFAFVRVDLYDGRDGIYFGELTFTPAASLGIAPSSAGVHREAETHRIYSRILMDALRRAKQAA; encoded by the coding sequence ATGACGCGGGCCGCTAATCATCGGCTGGCCTCCGTGCCATTCGAGCGAAAATTCGGCCGCCCGCCGCTTCCGCCCCACCATCCCGACGCGCGGATCAACGACGTCATCTATGACCGGATGATCGATCCGCACTGGTCCGCATCGGAGCAGGCCTTTGTCGATAAGCAAACCGCCAAGGTCGAGGCACATCAACGTTGCCTCGATCTTCATATCCCGGAGACGCTGGCCGTCATCCCGGTCGAGACGCTGGCCTCGCCCGAAGACCTATTCGACCGGCTCCGCCCCTTTATCGGGACCGATGCCCTGGCCAAGCCGACCCATGCCAGCGGTGGCGTCACCTTTTTGCGGGATCTCGCGGACCCTGCGGCGCTGCGCGACCTGTATGATCTGGCCTCGATGGATTACGCGTCGATCCTGCGGGAGATGCAATATTGGCGCCTGCCACGAAAGATCATCGTCGAGACAATGATCCCAACGCACATGGCCGGGCCGCCCGACGATTACAAATTCCACTGCATCCATGGCGAGCCGCTATTGTGCCAGATCGACCATGGCCGCTTCGGGCAGCCCTGGAGTCGCCTGTTCCGCGTGCCGCACTTCGATCCGATGGATGAAGGCGACGGCCTGAGCGCGCCGGACGGCTTCGCCAGGGCGGCGAAGGACCGACTGAAACGGATGATCGCCGCTGCCCGAGCGCTGTCGGCGCCGTTCGCCTTTGTACGCGTCGACCTGTATGACGGTCGCGACGGCATCTATTTCGGCGAGCTCACCTTCACCCCCGCCGCATCGCTGGGCATCGCGCCGTCCAGCGCCGGTGTCCACCGGGAGGCCGAGACGCACCGCATCTACAGCCGCATCCTGATGGACGCGCTGCGCAGGGCGAAGCAGGCGGCCTAG
- a CDS encoding methyltransferase, with translation MSGISRNAMLDLLGMLRSMDYDFIAPTPASQARVIARPDRQVGATVADLLGWSLPCRRDALPPALLAILAAQGLLEERPDGLVTAAIRVSNVLGQLFLHSRYPTTARDAVFLGPDSYRFADYISRHLAGLPTEARILDYGAGAGVGGIVAASLHGKAELTLADLNPKALQLASINATFSGIANHGVMAQTPEEVDGPFDLIVTHPPFMIDPVRRAYRDGGDLYGGRLSVDWTLMAIRKLAPGGRFLMHTGVSIVGGRDVVRDAIQHAIPATGYRQDYRVLDPDIFGDELDNAPYAEVDRIAAIGLCVERATADHD, from the coding sequence GTGTCCGGCATTTCGCGCAACGCGATGCTCGACCTGCTCGGCATGCTGCGTTCGATGGATTACGACTTCATCGCGCCCACCCCGGCGTCGCAGGCGCGGGTGATAGCGCGACCCGATCGGCAGGTCGGCGCGACCGTGGCCGACCTGCTGGGATGGTCCCTGCCCTGCCGCCGCGACGCCCTGCCCCCTGCTCTCCTCGCGATCCTTGCCGCGCAAGGGTTGCTGGAGGAGCGTCCGGACGGACTGGTAACCGCCGCCATCCGCGTCTCGAACGTGCTGGGGCAGCTGTTCCTTCATTCGCGCTATCCGACCACGGCACGCGATGCCGTATTCCTGGGCCCTGACAGCTACCGCTTCGCCGACTATATCTCACGCCACCTGGCCGGGTTGCCGACTGAGGCCCGCATCCTCGACTATGGCGCCGGAGCCGGGGTCGGTGGCATCGTCGCCGCATCGCTGCACGGCAAGGCGGAGCTGACGCTGGCCGACTTGAATCCCAAGGCTCTGCAACTCGCGTCGATCAATGCGACCTTCTCGGGGATCGCCAACCATGGCGTGATGGCGCAGACACCCGAGGAGGTCGACGGGCCGTTCGACCTGATCGTCACCCATCCGCCGTTCATGATAGATCCCGTCCGCCGTGCCTATCGCGACGGCGGCGATCTCTATGGCGGCAGGCTGTCGGTCGACTGGACGCTGATGGCGATCCGCAAACTGGCGCCGGGCGGCCGCTTCCTGATGCATACGGGCGTGTCGATCGTGGGTGGCCGTGACGTGGTTCGGGACGCGATACAGCACGCAATTCCCGCGACCGGCTACCGCCAGGATTACCGCGTGCTCGATCCCGACATCTTTGGCGACGAACTGGACAACGCACCCTATGCCGAGGTCGACCGCATCGCGGCGATCGGATTGTGCGTCGAGCGCGCGACCGCCGACCATGACTGA
- a CDS encoding SDR family oxidoreductase: MTKNPTMLSGRRILLTGGTTGIGRAALKALAAEGARVLTFGRHQDALDAALAGIDGDVTGIAEDAATQEGIDRVFAAVDDRLGGIDMLVACAALGAQPIHEMADDDWRYVIDANLTGYLACARAAILRMQDQGGGHLLFVGSISTEIKAAGESVYAATKAGIQAFAETLRKEVADKRIRVSVIQPGSVDTEMQECSEEEKQAAVADGRMLPAEDVADAILFVLSRSANCDIVNLRIEPLIQKTA, from the coding sequence ATGACCAAGAACCCCACCATGTTGTCCGGCCGCCGCATCCTGCTGACCGGCGGCACCACCGGCATCGGCCGGGCCGCGCTGAAGGCTCTGGCGGCCGAGGGTGCGCGCGTCCTGACCTTCGGGCGGCATCAGGACGCGCTCGACGCGGCGCTGGCCGGGATCGATGGCGATGTCACCGGGATCGCCGAGGATGCCGCGACGCAGGAGGGTATCGACCGCGTCTTCGCCGCCGTCGACGACCGGCTGGGCGGCATCGACATGCTGGTCGCGTGCGCCGCACTGGGCGCGCAGCCGATCCATGAGATGGCCGACGACGATTGGCGTTATGTGATCGATGCCAATCTGACCGGCTATCTCGCCTGTGCCCGCGCGGCCATCCTGCGGATGCAGGACCAGGGCGGCGGCCATCTGCTGTTCGTCGGATCGATCAGTACCGAGATCAAGGCCGCGGGCGAAAGCGTCTATGCCGCGACCAAGGCTGGCATCCAGGCCTTTGCGGAGACGCTGCGCAAGGAGGTGGCGGACAAGCGTATCCGGGTCAGCGTGATCCAGCCCGGATCGGTCGACACCGAGATGCAGGAATGCAGCGAGGAGGAAAAACAGGCCGCCGTCGCGGACGGACGGATGCTGCCTGCCGAGGATGTCGCCGACGCAATCCTGTTCGTGCTCAGCCGATCGGCCAATTGCGACATCGTCAATCTGCGGATCGAACCGCTGATCCAGAAGACGGCCTGA
- a CDS encoding MFS transporter has translation MTLDPQAELTDADRERGLRLLVIEAGFSGGAAALTSGVILTAFALHLGASNVMVGILAAMPFLAQLLQLPAIQLVERWRRRKRIAVLSSLIGRTMLAVMAALAFFSGTAALLIFLAAQMLLCGLGAVGGCAWNAWMRDLAPDDRLGDVFARRTVWLTAISLILGLAAALALDWTRAGSFARDMVFAAMFATGCLTGLISARIVAMMPEPRMPPAPGPIALRALLSQPLGDPNFRRLLVFVASWQFAINLATPFFTVFIVRQLHFAVSFVLLLSVASQLANILALRLWGRLSDRFANKSVLAVCAPAYILAIVAMIGASQLGDRGAVKWWLIGLHLIMGATIAGVTLASTNIALKLSPKGSATAYVAANAMTTAIAAGIAPILGGLLAQFFAARQFELLARWRSPNGIFTLPITLTAWDFYFLLAGLIGIYAIHRLSLVRETGEIERRAMVGQVLNETRRSIRNISSVAGLRAATDLPGTLLRDARTRIRLKRAQAARAARMR, from the coding sequence ATGACCCTGGACCCGCAAGCCGAACTGACTGATGCCGACCGAGAGCGCGGCTTGCGGCTGCTCGTCATCGAGGCGGGGTTTTCCGGCGGCGCGGCGGCACTCACCAGCGGGGTGATCCTGACCGCCTTCGCGCTGCATCTGGGCGCGTCGAACGTGATGGTCGGCATCCTCGCCGCGATGCCGTTCCTGGCGCAGCTGCTGCAACTGCCCGCCATCCAGCTGGTCGAGCGATGGCGGCGGCGCAAGCGGATCGCCGTCCTGTCCAGCCTGATCGGGCGGACCATGTTGGCGGTGATGGCGGCACTCGCCTTTTTCAGCGGGACGGCCGCGCTGCTGATCTTCCTGGCGGCGCAGATGCTGTTGTGCGGGCTGGGCGCAGTCGGCGGATGCGCGTGGAATGCCTGGATGCGCGATCTCGCGCCCGACGACCGGCTGGGCGATGTCTTTGCACGGCGGACGGTCTGGCTGACCGCGATCAGCCTGATCCTGGGCCTGGCGGCCGCGCTGGCGCTGGACTGGACACGGGCGGGTTCATTCGCACGAGACATGGTGTTCGCCGCGATGTTCGCGACCGGCTGCCTCACCGGGCTGATCAGCGCGCGGATCGTCGCGATGATGCCCGAGCCGCGGATGCCGCCCGCCCCCGGCCCCATCGCGCTGCGCGCGCTGCTGTCCCAGCCGCTGGGCGACCCCAATTTCCGCCGGTTGCTGGTCTTCGTGGCCAGCTGGCAGTTCGCGATCAATCTAGCGACGCCCTTCTTCACCGTCTTCATCGTCCGCCAGTTGCATTTCGCGGTCAGCTTCGTGCTCCTTCTCAGCGTCGCCAGCCAGCTCGCCAATATCCTCGCGCTCCGGCTCTGGGGGCGGCTGAGCGACCGGTTCGCCAACAAGTCGGTCCTGGCGGTGTGTGCCCCCGCCTATATCCTGGCGATCGTCGCGATGATCGGCGCCTCGCAACTGGGCGACCGGGGTGCGGTGAAATGGTGGCTGATCGGGCTTCACCTCATCATGGGCGCGACTATCGCCGGAGTGACGCTGGCCAGCACCAACATCGCGCTGAAACTGTCGCCCAAGGGGTCCGCCACCGCCTATGTCGCGGCCAATGCGATGACGACCGCCATCGCCGCCGGGATCGCGCCGATCCTGGGCGGCCTGCTCGCCCAATTCTTCGCCGCGCGCCAGTTCGAGCTGCTCGCGCGGTGGCGCAGCCCGAACGGCATCTTCACCCTGCCGATCACGCTGACCGCATGGGACTTTTATTTCCTGCTGGCCGGGCTGATCGGAATCTATGCGATCCACCGGCTGTCGCTGGTGCGCGAGACGGGGGAGATCGAGCGGCGGGCGATGGTAGGGCAGGTGCTGAACGAGACGCGGCGTAGCATCCGCAACATCTCCTCGGTCGCGGGCCTGCGTGCCGCGACCGATCTGCCCGGTACGCTGCTGCGCGATGCACGCACGCGCATCCGCCTGAAACGGGCGCAGGCGGCGCGGGCGGCACGAATGCGTTGA